A stretch of Triticum aestivum cultivar Chinese Spring chromosome 1D, IWGSC CS RefSeq v2.1, whole genome shotgun sequence DNA encodes these proteins:
- the LOC123172934 gene encoding berberine bridge enzyme-like Cyn d 4, with the protein MARTPRTTILHHLVLTLCILGGQNTPSLASTAEIDEFLGCLSADIPTRLIQTPSTPSYSALLLSTAWNLRYILPDTSNPLGIIAATEHAHVQTTVRCGRRHGVRVRVRSGGHDYEGLSYASVHLHKHNEPFAVLDLAALRAIHVDPARAEAWVESGATLGELYYAVGAASCSLGFPAGSCPTVGIGGHLSGGGFGSLARKYGLSADNVLDAVVVDANGRLMNRSAMGEDLFWAIRGGGGESFGVVLSWKVRLVPVPETVTVFSIIRSRNQSAIELITKWQEVAPVLPQDLYLRVLVLNQQANFQALFLGRCGDLHRLMQDRFPELGMTEQNCREVSWVQSTVFFGFSTTSVPLVQLLNRSSNPRYYLKVKSDHVQEPIPRDVWESIWTAWLEKPEAALLMLDPYGGLMSSISPSETPFPHRQGNLYQLQYYSFWYENGTAVAEKRMSWVRGLYKEMEPYVSKNPRAVYVNYRDLDLGTNELDGNVTSYEKARVSWGDKYFKGNFKKLAAVKTMVDPHDFFRNEQSIPPLPAAKMIP; encoded by the coding sequence ATGGCCAGGACACCGAGGACGACAATTTTACACCACCTTGTCCTAACCCTCTGCATCCTCGGGGGTCAAAACACGCCCTCTTTAGCTTCCACTGCTGAAATCGATGAATTCCTTGGCTGCCTCTCCGCGGACATCCCGACTCGCCTCATCCAGACCCCGTCAACCCCGTCCTACTCTGCCCTCCTGCTCTCCACCGCCTGGAACCTCCGCTACATCCTGCCGGACACCTCCAACCCTCTAGGGATCATCGCGGCCACCGAGCACGCCCACGTGCAGACCACCGTGCGCTGCGGCCGCCGCCACGGCGTCCGCGTCCGCGTGCGCAGCGGCGGCCACGACTACGAAGGCCTCTCCTACGCCTCCGTCCACCTCCACAAGCACAACGAGCCCTTCGCGGTGCTGGACCTCGCCGCTCTCCGGGCGATCCACGTAGACCCGGCGCGTGCTGAGGCGTGGGTCGAGTCCGGCGCCACCCTTGGCGAGCTCTACTACGCCGTCGGCGCCGCCAGCTGCTCGCTCGGGTTCCCGGCGGGCTCGTGCCCCACCGTGGGCATCGGTGGCCACCTGAGCGGCGGCGGGTTCGGCTCGCTGGCACGCAAGTACGGCCTCTCCGCCGACAATGTCCTCGACGCCGTCGTCGTGGACGCCAACGGAAGGCTGATGAACAGGAGCGCCATGGGGGAGGACCTCTTCTGGGCTATCCGTGGCGGAGGCGGCGAGAGCTTCGGCGTCGTGCTGTCGTGGAAGGTGCGGCTAGTCCCCGTGCCGGAGACCGTCACAGTGTTCAGCATCATCCGGTCAAGGAACCAATCCGCCATCGAATTGATTACCAAATGGCAAGAGGTGGCGCCGGTTTTACCGCAAGACCTGTACCTCCGCGTGCTCGTGCTGAACCAGCAGGCCAATTTCCAGGCGCTGTTTCTTGGCCGGTGCGGTGACCTCCATCGGCTCATGCAAGATCGCTTCCCTGAGCTTGGAATGACGGAGCAAAACTGCCGGGAGGTGAGCTGGGTCCAGTCCACGGTCTTCTTCGGCTTCTCCACGACGTCCGTACCACTGGTGCAGCTCCTCAACAGGAGCAGCAATCCGCGCTACTATCTTAAGGTCAAGTCCGACCACGTGCAAGAGCCCATTCCAAGGGACGTGTGGGAGAGCATATGGACGGCGTGGCTCGAGAAGCCCGAGGCTGCGCTGCTCATGCTGGACCCTTACGGTGGCTTGATGAGCAGCATCTCGCCATCGGAAACGCCGTTCCCGCACCGGCAGGGGAACCTTTACCAGCTCCAGTACTACTCCTTCTGGTACGAGAACGGGACGGCAGTAGCGGAGAAGCGAATGAGCTGGGTCAGGGGACTGTACAAGGAGATGGAGCCTTACGTGTCCAAGAACCCAAGGGCTGTGTATGTCAACTACAGGGACCTTGACCTGGGGACGAATGAGTTGGACGGTAACGTGACGAGCTATGAGAAGGCTAGAGTCAGCTGGGGAGACAAGtatttcaaaggaaattttaagAAGTTGGCAGCTGTGAAGACCATGGTGGATCCCCATGATTTCTTCAGGAATGAGCAGAGCATCCCTCCTCTTCCCGCTGCCAAAATGATACCGTAG
- the LOC123172923 gene encoding uncharacterized protein — translation MTAALRLQAAARMLQRSPAEQRLRLLPRLLHGAGSPSIPSAAAERLSLVQLHERQQELYPVLLELDKRILGKHHKATGLIFHTRYSDLLGIVTKHVDPRPNDSNWRWFRAKVVLSNGCAWLVSLGFLHCMCFHDLFAAKETPAEEEENDVDKEE, via the exons ATGACTGCGGCGCTTCGACTACAGGCGGCGGCGAGGATGCTCCAGCGATCTCCGGCGGAGCAACGGCTCCGGCTGCTGCCACGGCTCTTGCACGGCGCCGGTTCGCCGTCGATCCCCTCCGCTGCTGCCGAG AGGCTCTCGTTGGTGCAACTGCACGAGAGGCAGCAGGAGCTGTACCCCGTGCTGCTCGAGCTAGACAAGAGAATACTAGGCAAACACCACAAGGCCACCGGCTTGATCTTCCACACCAGATACTCGGATCTGCTCGGGATCGTCACCAAGCACGTCGATCCTAGACCAAATGACTCCAACTG GCGGTGGTTTCGAGCCAAAGTGGTATTGTCCAATGGGTGCGCATGGTTGGTGAGTCTGGGGTTCCTACATTGCATGTGCTTCCATGATCTGTTTGCTGCAAAAGAGACTCCCgcggaagaagaagaaaatgatgtagATAAAGAGGAGTGA